CTCGCACGGAAGCCAGTCAGGACATCCAGCGCGCCCCTCGTTACGTCTTCGGCGATGGCACCCAGCTCGAGCCTGAACCCAAGTGGGCCGGCGTCCTGCCCGAAGCGAAGCGCCGCGCGCCCCCGGCGGCCGGGCAGGACGAGCCCCACTCCGCGGTCCGCAGGTTCCTGCACGGCAGCTCGAGGCGATGGACGGGCCGGTGCCGCACAATCGAACCGCTCCAGAGCGAACTCCTTCTCCTCACCAACCCCTTCAACCAGCCCATCCGCGGCCTGAACCGCTTTCCGGAGGTCTGACCATGAAGCGCAGACGTGCAGGCTTGGTGCGGGCCCTCTTCTCCACGTCGCCCCTGGCGGTGCCCGTGCGCGGCGCCCTGACCGGCCAGATCGTGGACTGGCCGGGCGGACCCGCGGTCCGTTGCGGGGCCTGACCTGCACCGCCCGGCCGCCAGGGATCCCGCGACCCATCCCGAGACGCATTCACCGAACCCCTTTCCCGAGTTCTTCACCTTTCCCAGGAGGCCGTTATGCCGCAGACCATGTCAGCCGACATCCACACCGCCATTCAGGCCGTCAACCAGCAGTTCATGGCCGCCCTTGCCCGCGGCGACGTTCCGACAGCGGCATCCCTGTACACCGAGGACAGCGCCGTCCTCCCGGCCGGCCAGCCCGAAGTGCGCGGACGCCACGCCGTCGAGGCGTTCTGGCAGACCGCGCTGAACCAGGGCGTCACGGGCATCGACCTGGCCACGCGCGAAGTTCAGGCCATGGGAACGGACGCCTTCGAAGTCGGCTGGTTCACGCTGCATGGACCGCACAGCGCCGTGCTTGATGAAGGGCATTACATGCTCATCTGGCGGCACGAGAATGGACACTGGCGCGTTCACCGCGACATCTTCAACTCCAGTCCGTCTCCGGTCCAGGACGCAGAACCGGCGACGTGAGCGGCCCGATCCGGAAGGACGAGTCGGACGACCCGTCAGGTAACCGCTCCATGGTTGACGGGCTCCTTTCACGGACTGGCCTTCATTCCCGCTGGACAACGAGGCGGAGGTTCCTATGCCTGACGGAAGCCAGCGGCGCACGCCTGGGGCCGTTCCCATCGGTCCGGCTGATTCTGACTCCGAACCCGCGACCCTGGTGCGTTGGCCAAACGGTTTCACCGCTCAACCCCTGCGCCCTGAGCCGCCCTTGACCCTGCCCTGGCCTTGCTTTCCTGGGCAGCCGATGGAGGAGAGCTGCGGACGTGCCTGGGGGCGTATCGCTGACTGTTGCGGCCCGGTCAGCGTCACCCCCTTTCCGCCTGTAGGCCTGGCACACTGACCTCGACCGGCGGCAGCAGCCCACTCGTGACCTTCAGCGAGGACGACATGCCTTCCACGAACCTACACACGCTTCGACAGTTCGAACCCCATCAACTCCAAGAGGTCGTCCGCGAGGCTACCGGGCAGGGAACCCTCCAGGTCACCGACTTCACGGTCGCCGTCCTGAGCGAGCAGGGCGTCACCAGCCAGGACAGCCTCTTTCTGGTGCAGGGCCATGCCCGGACGGGCAAGACCCGCGAGCCGTGGGCCCTGGTCGTCAAGAGCTTTTCCAGACCGGAGGCGCATGCGGATCCCAGTGACCTGTTGTTTCTGCACCGGGAGGTCGAAGCCTACCGCTCCGGGCTGCTGACCCCGCTGGCCGCACACCTGCGGGCGCCGCGAGTCTACGCTGTCACCGAGCAGGGAGACCAGGTGTGGCTGTGGCTGGAACACGTTCAGGAAACAGCCGGGCGGGTGTGGACACTGGGCGGGTACACGCACGCGGCACAGCAACTGGGCGTGTGGAACGGCGGCTACCTGACGGGACGGCCGCTCCCGGAAGCCCCCTGGTTGTTGCGGGACCTGGCACGCCAGTGGTCCACGATGTTCGGCCTGGCCTCTGGCAAGCCGTCCGCGCAAGGCTCTGTCTTCCGTCCCGACCTGAGCGCACGAATCGAGCGTGCCTGGGAGGGACGGGAGGTGTTCCTGGACATGTTGCGGCGCCTGCCTCAGGTGTTCTCCCACTTCGACTTCCACCGCCGGAACCTGCTGAGGCAGGGGGACGACGTGATTGCCCTGGACTGGGCGTGGTGCGGCCTCGGTCCGGTGGGGGGCGACCTCGTCGCGCTGATCGGCTCGACCTGCATGTTTGGCGAGTGGGACGTCCGGCAGATCGGGGCGCTGGACTCGGCGGTGTTCGGAGCGTACGTCGCCGGGCTGCGTCAGGCCGGTTGGCCGGGGGACGCGCGCCTCGCCCGGCTCGGGTACGCCGCCTGGATGCCACTGCACTTCGGGGTGGTCGCCCCGAGGTTGGTGGAGTTCTGGACGAGTGAGGAGCGGCAGGCGCGGGCCGTGACTCTGTTCGGCACGAGCCCCGCCGAGCTGACGGCAAGGTGGTCGGCCCTGTGCGAGTGGAGCCTGGACCGCGGGGACGAAGCCATGGCCCTCTGGTCGGACCTCGGTCGGGAGGGCGCGACAAGTCCGCGAACCGTCCCGCCCGTGAGGAGGCCCACATCTGAACCGACGGCACGTTCTGTGGAGGGAGGAAAGACATGATGCAGGAACAACCCACCCGCCTGACGTCGTACTTGCCCAAGGAGATCTTCTACACCGCCACCCGAACCTTCGAGGAGGATCAGGACGGCGCCCGGGAAGGCCTGGCCACGTTCCTGGTGTGGCTGGATCAGGTCCCGCCTGAGAGATTCCATGTGCCGGTCGCGCCGGGAAAATGGAGCCCGGCCGAGTTCGCCGACCACCTCGCCAAAGGCAACTGGCTGTTCACGCGCCGACTTCAGGAGCACCAAGACGATCAGCCGCTCGCTGACGTGGGCTACGGCGCGGTCTTCCCGGACGGCCGGGTCGTGGCTCACGCCGGGATGGAACCGACGCCCGGCAAGGAACGGGAAAGTCTGATCACAGAGTTGCGGGCGTCCGCGGCGGCACTGGAGGAGGCCATGCAGCAGTACCGGCAAGCCGGCCGCTTGGATGAGGTCTGCGTGCCGCATCAGTACTTCGGGCCGTTGACGGCGAGGGAGACCATGCAACTGGCGATGGTGCATTACCAGCGGCACCTGGGACAGCTTCAGCCGTCCTGACACGGCTGGCCCCGGGCGCACCCTCACCCGCGCATGAACCCGCACGCCCACACCACAGACGCCCGTAGGGGCGTCTCTCCCATAAGGAGCTCCGCGGATCATGGCACCGCGGGTCATGGAGGCCGGCGGTGTGGGCCTCGGTCCCGCGTCAGGGCCTGGATCACGAGGGCAACCACCGGTTCCCTCAACGAAATGAGCGTCAGGAAGCGCTGAACCCGGCGGCGAACCAGGACCCGGTCATCTTTCCGGGCCGGGATCCCTGCACACTGCGCTCACTGCTTCCTGAAGCCCAGGCCCTGATCTCCCCCCCTTGCAGCGACGGGACCAGGACACGGGGAGCCCACGGGCGTTGCAGAAACGGGCCCCGACAGGACGACCGGTGGCATGCACGAGCAGGAGCCAGGCAAGACGAAGGTCAGGGGAGTTCTGATGGCAGACCGATCGCGTCGGTTGTGCCCGTTTCCTCAACGATGAAGACGGTGAAATTCAGGATGGACGATTTTTTGACACCCGGTTCCCTACCGTCCTGACAGCACCCTCACCCAAGTCCAGTGATGCACGCGTGCCTGGCACCCGTGCCGTCCCAGCCCTCACCCAGAGAGGAGGTGTCATGACGCGATCGCCTTCCCCCGCAGGCCCTCACCCCGACCGGACAGGCGCGGCTTTCCACGGCGTCCGTTCAGGGAGCCGCCCATCCCCTGACCTTCAAGACCCGTTGCGCAGTTGAGGTGAATTGGGCAGAGTGACGGCATGCTTCAGGTGCCGCGCCTGGCCCAGCGTCCCCGGTCCTTCGAGTCGCTGTGTGGCCTGAACCCCAGCGAATTCACCCTCCTCGCTGAACAGCTCGAGCCCCTGTGGATTCGGGCGCACCGGACGTCCCTCCTGCGGGAGGGACGGCAACGCCGTATCGGGGCCGGCCGGCAGTTCAAACTCGATGTTCCCCACCGTCTGCTGCTGACGCTGATCTACTTGCGACACTATCTCCCGATGCATCTGTTGGGCGTGCTGTTCGAGATGGATGCCGCCAACGTCTGTCGGAACGTTCATGCGCTCCTGCCGATCCTGGAGCAGGCGCTGCCTGCTCCCCTCCGCGCCCGGACGCTGGACAGCCGCAAGGTCACGCCCGACGACGCCCCGCGTCGTCGGCTGCGCACGCTCGAAGACGTCCTCGAAGCCTTCCCGGAGATCGCCGACATCATCATCGACGGCACGGAGCAGCCCCGAGGACAACCCAAGCAGAAGAAAGGCAGCAGTCCCGGAAAGAAGGCCGTCGGGCGGCCCAAGGACCAGAAGAAGTATTTCAGCGTCAAGAAGGGCACCCATACGCTGAAAACGCAGGTGGCGGTGACCCCGGATGGACTCGTCGTGCACCTCAGTGCGCCCGCCGGCGGGCGCACCCATGACATGAAGGTCCTGAAACAATCGCGACTGTTGCCCCGACTCCCCCGGGGGAGTCGCGTGTGGGGCGACCGGGGGTACACGGGCCTGGACAAGCTGTGCCCCGACCACGAGGTGATCGTTCCCCGGATGCGCCCCAAAGGCGGCACGCTGAGTCCGGAGGAGCGGGAGCTCAACCATCAGATGTCCAAGGTGCGGATCACGGTGGAGAACGTCGTGTGTAAGCTGAAGAAGTTCCACGTTTGCCGGGAGTTCTACCGAAACGACACCCGGCGACACGGCCTGTTCTGGGGCTGTGTGGCCGGCCTGGTCAATCTCCGCACCATGAGCCGCGCACCACAGTTCGCCTGAATCACCAGACCACAGATCGGGGGAGGCAGCGCCTCCCCCGATCAACTCGCATCCCAACTGCGCAATCGGTCTTCACCCGAACCAGGAATGGTCCCGTTGTCCCGGGGCGTCCCACGCTTCACGGGAGGAAGCCCGCCCACGGCGCCTGTCAGACGGGGCACGACAAGGGCGTCTCCCACGCGGACCGAGTCCGGGCGAGCGTCTGAGCCTTGAAGCGGGGACCTTCGAACGGGGGCACATCGCCCGGACAGGGCACGTTCACTGTCGTGTGGCGCCAGGACAAAGGCGTCAGGCACAGGCGGCCCGAAGCCCTCAGTGTGCGGAATGCGCCCGAATGAAGGGGCGACCGCAGGCCACGCTCCGGCCCCCCGGGCACCGCGAGGACCCCTCATGAACCGACCCCACATCGCCCTGTTCGGCCTGCTGCTCACCGCCTGCTCCGCTCCCCCTCCGGCCAGCCCCGCAGAGGTGCTGCCGGAAGGCCTGATCCAGCTTCACCTGGAGGACAGCGTCACCTCCCAGGGCCTGTCGGACCTGAGGTCCTTCGTCCTGACGGGCAAACCGGGCCAGACGACCACCGTCGGCGTGGTGCTCGACGCGCCGGGCAGCACTGCGTACAGCCTGACGGCTTCCCCCTGGCTCTCGCTTACCCCCACCAGCGGCCCCCTCAAGAAAGGCCTCGCCTCGCTGAAAGCCACCTTCACCTGCCCGGCCCAGCCGCAGAACTTCCTGGGCACCGTCACGGTCGACGCCACCAACATCACGCAGCGGGCCCTGATTCCCGCCGTGCTCGTGTGCAAGACCAGTGCCGCCCCCTCGACGTATCTCTACCCGCCAGTGACCGACGTGACCCCCGGCAGCAGCGTCACCAGCCAGGCCGTGCGCCTCACCGGGCTGTCCGGCGTGACCCCCCTCACGGTCCTGGGCGGCACCCCCATCGTGAACGGCGTTCCCGTGCCCGCCACCGGCAGCACCGTCAGGAAAGGGGACTACCTCGCCTTGCAGGTGCAGGCCAGTACCCTCGGCAAGACCACGGTCGCCGCGGTCGCCAACGCGGGCACCTTCAACGGGCTCTTCCTCGTCTCCACCCGGACGATCACCGTCCCCAGCACCCTGAGCGCCTCCCCCGACCGGCTGGACTTCATGGACGCCCTGCCCGGCAGCGCGCAGACGCTGACCCTCACCCGCAGCGCGGACCTGGGCGTCCCCACCCTGACAGGCACCTGCGCGGGGGTCGCCACGGTGACCGCGGGGGGCAGCACGTCCACCACCAGCAGCTACACCGTGCGCCCCGACGGCCCCGGCAGTTGCAGCCTGACCTTCGCGTCCGGCGTCGTGCAGGCCAGCGTCCCCATCACCGTCACCACGACCAGCGTGACCCCCTACTGAAAGGAGCGTCCCATGAAACGGTCCCTGTTGATCGCCGCGCTCCTGCTGGGCGCGTGCAACAGCCCCTCCCCCATCACCCCCGACGCCGCGGAGATCGGCAGCCCCGGTCAGGGGGAGGCCGTGGTCCGGCTGATGCTGCCCCACCTCAAGCCTCTGCAAGGCCAGTACCTGAACCCCACCAAGACGGCGTCGCTGACCGTACAGGTCGACAACGGACCCCTCACCACGCTGAACCTCGCCGACCTCACCTGCACGTCCGCCGGCTGCCCCGTGAACCTCTACGTCTCCGCCGGCACGCACACATTCACCGTGAAGTCCTACAGCGCCTCGAGTGTGCTGATCTCGCAGGGCACGCGCAGTCTGAACGTGATCCTCGGGCAGAACAACGCCCTGGAGCTGGCCCTCGACCCGGTGATCACCTCCCCTGTCCTGCGCTCTGCCGTGCAGCAGGTTGACCCTGCCACCAAAGTTATCGGGAATTACACGCGCTTCCCCTACGCGAACGGTCGCAGCCTGGTCGCGTACTACGACATCCTTGCAAAAGACGCTGTCGGCGACCCCATTCCCAGCATCCTGTGTGGTGATACGTGGGTAACGATTACGAACATCAGTGATGCGAACTACCCCAACCGCTACCGAGTGATGCTGACCTTCCCGGGTACCCATACGCTGACGGCCAAAACAGGCTCCAGCTGTGGTACAGGGAGTGTTATAGCGACTCAGGAAGTGAAAACGGTCAGCAGTGCAGGAATTGCCGGTGGTGACCTTCATAGCCTGGCTCTGATGGCGGGCGGGACGGTCCGCAGCTGGGGCGACAACCGCGACGGCCAGTTGGGTGACGGTACGAGCAATCAAAGGCTAATACCGGTCCAGGTCAGCGGCCTCACCAATGTCGTCGGGGTGTCAGGCGGCCACAGCCACAGCCTGGCCCTGATGGTGGATGGCACCGTGCGCGCTTGGGGAAGCAACCTTATCGGTCAGCTGGGAGACGGAACCAGTGGCACCGACCGGCTGACACCCGTCACTGTCAGCGGGCTCACCGATGTCGTCGGGGTGGCCGGCGGCGGCAGTCACAGCCTGGCGCTGAGAGCGGATGGTACCGTGCGCGCCTGGGGAAATAACGGCAGCGGCCAGTTGGGAGACGGTACGAGCAATCAAAGGCTAGTACCGGTCCAGGTCAGCGGCCTCACCAATGTCGTCGGGGTGGCAGGCGGCGGCGGCTACAGTCTGGCCTTGATGGCGGACGGCACTGTGCGCGGCTGGGGAGCCAACAGTATCGGTCAGCTGGGAGACGGAACCAGTGGCACCAACCGGCTGACGCCCGTCACAGTCCTTGGAATTACAACCAGTTCTCCCGCAGCCATCCCTTCGCCTTAGCTCGTCAGGAGCCGAACTTAGCTCTTCGCTCTTCACCCATCAAGGAAGGTATGCCATGACTCGCACGAACGCTGCCCTGCTCCTCACGGCCCTGCTCCTCGCCTCCTGCTCCCAGCAGGCCAGCCTTCCCAGTGACACCCCCAGTGCCAGCCCGGTCACGGAGAACCCCACGGGGACCGCCACCGTCCGCGTCTTCATTCCGAACGTGGCCCCGCAGGGCCTGCGGCCGCAGTACCTGCCCGGCACGACCACCGGCCTGCGCGTCCGGCTGGGCACCTTCGACCAGACGTTCCCGGTGGGCGCCGGGCAGGCAGGCTGCGAGGCCGTGACCGGAGGTGTGACCTGCACGTTCACCCTGACGGTCCCGGCGGGCGAGCAGACCCTCCGCCTGGATGCCCTGGACGCCGCCAATCACGTGCTCTCCACCGCTTCGCAGTCGGTCACGGTCGTCAAGGGGCAGAACAACGCCTTCAACGTGCTGCTCACCGGCGTACCAGCGGCCGGG
This is a stretch of genomic DNA from Deinococcus ficus. It encodes these proteins:
- a CDS encoding YybH family protein, with translation MPQTMSADIHTAIQAVNQQFMAALARGDVPTAASLYTEDSAVLPAGQPEVRGRHAVEAFWQTALNQGVTGIDLATREVQAMGTDAFEVGWFTLHGPHSAVLDEGHYMLIWRHENGHWRVHRDIFNSSPSPVQDAEPAT
- a CDS encoding transposase family protein; this translates as MLQVPRLAQRPRSFESLCGLNPSEFTLLAEQLEPLWIRAHRTSLLREGRQRRIGAGRQFKLDVPHRLLLTLIYLRHYLPMHLLGVLFEMDAANVCRNVHALLPILEQALPAPLRARTLDSRKVTPDDAPRRRLRTLEDVLEAFPEIADIIIDGTEQPRGQPKQKKGSSPGKKAVGRPKDQKKYFSVKKGTHTLKTQVAVTPDGLVVHLSAPAGGRTHDMKVLKQSRLLPRLPRGSRVWGDRGYTGLDKLCPDHEVIVPRMRPKGGTLSPEERELNHQMSKVRITVENVVCKLKKFHVCREFYRNDTRRHGLFWGCVAGLVNLRTMSRAPQFA
- a CDS encoding phosphotransferase, with the translated sequence MPSTNLHTLRQFEPHQLQEVVREATGQGTLQVTDFTVAVLSEQGVTSQDSLFLVQGHARTGKTREPWALVVKSFSRPEAHADPSDLLFLHREVEAYRSGLLTPLAAHLRAPRVYAVTEQGDQVWLWLEHVQETAGRVWTLGGYTHAAQQLGVWNGGYLTGRPLPEAPWLLRDLARQWSTMFGLASGKPSAQGSVFRPDLSARIERAWEGREVFLDMLRRLPQVFSHFDFHRRNLLRQGDDVIALDWAWCGLGPVGGDLVALIGSTCMFGEWDVRQIGALDSAVFGAYVAGLRQAGWPGDARLARLGYAAWMPLHFGVVAPRLVEFWTSEERQARAVTLFGTSPAELTARWSALCEWSLDRGDEAMALWSDLGREGATSPRTVPPVRRPTSEPTARSVEGGKT
- a CDS encoding DinB family protein, coding for MMQEQPTRLTSYLPKEIFYTATRTFEEDQDGAREGLATFLVWLDQVPPERFHVPVAPGKWSPAEFADHLAKGNWLFTRRLQEHQDDQPLADVGYGAVFPDGRVVAHAGMEPTPGKERESLITELRASAAALEEAMQQYRQAGRLDEVCVPHQYFGPLTARETMQLAMVHYQRHLGQLQPS
- a CDS encoding RCC1 domain-containing protein translates to MKRSLLIAALLLGACNSPSPITPDAAEIGSPGQGEAVVRLMLPHLKPLQGQYLNPTKTASLTVQVDNGPLTTLNLADLTCTSAGCPVNLYVSAGTHTFTVKSYSASSVLISQGTRSLNVILGQNNALELALDPVITSPVLRSAVQQVDPATKVIGNYTRFPYANGRSLVAYYDILAKDAVGDPIPSILCGDTWVTITNISDANYPNRYRVMLTFPGTHTLTAKTGSSCGTGSVIATQEVKTVSSAGIAGGDLHSLALMAGGTVRSWGDNRDGQLGDGTSNQRLIPVQVSGLTNVVGVSGGHSHSLALMVDGTVRAWGSNLIGQLGDGTSGTDRLTPVTVSGLTDVVGVAGGGSHSLALRADGTVRAWGNNGSGQLGDGTSNQRLVPVQVSGLTNVVGVAGGGGYSLALMADGTVRGWGANSIGQLGDGTSGTNRLTPVTVLGITTSSPAAIPSP